The Spea bombifrons isolate aSpeBom1 chromosome 4, aSpeBom1.2.pri, whole genome shotgun sequence genome segment gctaaaccgacataccccaaaaatggcaaaattgctctgggctttgaggtaccaaaaacccctgggattgaaggggttaaaagctatgattgagaaaaatattttgtttttatttcctttttttttcaacctgcccccccagttatgcacatctgcccccaggcttgccactctgccccagaaatgccttataccccctatatgccactgtgccccatgatatgccttttaaccctctaaatgtcactgtgccccatgatatgccttttgaccccctatgtgccactctgcctccagaattgccttatacccctatatgccactctggcatttagggggttaaaaggcatattatggggcagagtggcattaagggggttaaaaggcatttcacagagcactctgcctccagaaatgccttatgccccccatttaacactccctccctcctccaaacttaccggtgcttctgagtccccggtgcttagtctgggcagcgtgtagagctctacgcgattgacgtagacaacttccgcttggagctctacacgctgcccggactaagcaccgggggctcagaagcaccggtaagttggggggtggcataacacaggaggatccaggtcccctgcatctgagtccccagtgcttagtccgggcagggcgtagagctctacgcgaatcgctctacacgctgcctggactaaggaccggggactcagaagcaccggtaaattggggggggcataacacagtaggatccaggtcccctgcatcgctgcgggggatctggatcttagtttcatagtcagacctatttgaggcccgattataagacgaggggtatttttcagagcatttgctctggaaaaaaccttgtcttataatcgaggaaatacggtaattataatATACGCATATGATActgatatatatcatatacagggccggcccaaggcaaaatgccgcctggggcgaattttaaaatgccgcccccccccccaaaatctacccttcctctgcctcggtccctgccccccccattatctacccttcctctccctccgtccctgcccccccattatctatccttcctctccctccctattatctacccttcctctccctccctattatctacccttcctctccctccctattatctacccttcctctccctccctattatctacccttacccccccccttgtacttacctttcggcagtcctgcggcgagtctacctgttcggtctcggtgccggcttgtaatgctgagccggaaatgaggtaatcttctggcactcagcattacatgccggcaccgagaccgaacagggagactcgccgcagaggagagagaggggggcgccgaacgggtactgacagcttggtaagcaaaAAACACTCGgcgccgccccttcaaaagtgccgccgggagcggttgccccactcagctccattgtcgggccggccctgattatatactcacatacgttactgatatatatattatatacacatatgttacttatatatacacatacatatatacataggtACGTTTAATATTGGTAAATGCTTTgagacactaatatacacttgtctttgttttaatgtttctgcTCAGACGATGGATCCTTGTCGCTCTCAGGCTTCATTGATGGAAGTTCCCAGCAATATCTCCATCTCCATGGACTGGGATGCCTCGATGCCCTCCCTGCAGACCGGTACCTTGTCGTGCTGTTTCAGGACAGTGTGAAATGTTGGGACACACGGTCTCTGGGCTCCCATGGTATTCAGGCAGAGCCCATGTGGGGAATGGATCTGCCCAGTGGACACAGTCCTGGTAAACTCATTTtactgtattgtttattttacctCATGGAGAGGATGTAAGTaccgtggaacagcctcccagcagaagaatgaaaagaaaataggTGGACTTGGGGCAGGGGAGTAAATAACTTGGCAATTAGGTAGAAAACAGATTTACggaggaaaaataattttatacaatTTCTGCAGttaacctttttaaaaatatatgtataatttatttatagcaACAAATTTTACCAAGTTGTGTTTTTATATGGAATACTGAAttaattgttgtttttatttttcttcagctTTCCCCTTGGTTGCCAACGGATACGTACTCCATCAGCCTCCGTTTTTCCGAGAGCTGCCATCTAGACTACAAGCCCGCAAGCTGGTTTTAGGCAATGAGCATGTTGTGATGCTGACGGCGGACTCAATGGTACTCGCGTGGGGAGCTGGGAGGTATGTTGGGTTAGATATACTGGATTGagtaaaagaaataatcacCAGAAGACTGCTGAGTCCTGGATTTTGAATCTACTGCCAAGATCTTTgtgtagaagaaagaaaaggaactAAATCATAGACAAAACTATACAAACAAAactagattgttttttttttaacttttattaacccccaaaaatgcttaaaaaaaacaaaaaaaaacctaaatgacTTCCATTAGGGGTATAGCTACAAGATTAACCCTGTGTGTGTTTATAACATTCCCATTGTATCTAAACAGGATCTTGCAACTATAAATTTACTCTTTTTCAATGGAGATTGTaaaccaggccttctcatccaacatcagtgcctgatctcacaaatgctctactgaatgaatgggcacaaaatccacagaaacgctccaaaatcttgtggaaacttATTCTAGAGGAACTTATTCTGTccatgttgtgtgtgtgtgtatttatatatatatatatatatatatatatatatatatatatatatatatatatatatatgtacaccgtatttgctcgattatgagacgaccctgattataagacgacccccccaaaatctgaatattgacttaggaaaaaaagaaaaagcctgaatataagatgaccccaaaggaaaaaaagttttaccagtaaatgttaattcatgtaaactatttttttaaataaaagctatgattgagaaaaatatttttttttgtttttatttccttgtattttccaacctgtcccccagttacgcacatctgcccccaggcttgccacaccaatatggcactgtggcccatgatatgccttttaaccctctatatgccactgtgccccatggtatgccttttgaccccctatgtgccactctgtctccagaaatgccttatacccctatatcccattctggcatttagggggttaaaatgcatattatggggcagagtggcatatagggaggtataaggcattccaggaggcagagtggcattaagggagttaaaaggcattgtatagagcactctgcctccagaaatgccttatacccctatatgccactctggcatttagggggttaaaaggcatattatggggcagagtggcatatagggaggtataaggcatttcaggaggcagagtgctctattaaatgcccccttaacgccactctgcctcctgaaatgccttatacctccctatatgccactctgacccataatatgccttttaaccccctaagtggcagagtggcaatttcctgctgtattgccggggcagcgggttggtgtctccttccgctgcagccggaaggaggtggagttggcagcggggttttgtctgcgtccgtcgcgcataccttctccggctgtcagagatcagattTCCCcgcactctgatctctgacagtcggggaaggtatgcgcgacagACGCTTCcagcgtagacgtcaacccgctgccccggcaatacagcaggaagcaccggtaagtgtgtgtgcggggggggggtgttaaatgggggggagacaggaggatccaggtcccctgcagcggtgcgggggaactggatcttagtctcctaatcagacctctatttgaggtctgattagaagacgaccctgattagaagacgaggggtatttttcagagcatttgctctgaaaaaaacctcgtcttataatcgagcaaatacggtatatatatatatatataatcttacaACAAATGACTGTACACAGGAAATAAAGccccagtttaaaaaaaatttaaaaaaatagggcTAGTGTCACTGAATCCAGCACATCAGGGGTTACAGTGTAATATGGTATTCCATACTACTACAAAAACTGACAAACAGTAAATCATAGCTTAgctgagtgtgtgagagagagcatgtaACCATCTCCCGTATCCATTAAAGCTTTATATGTACTTGCATTTGAATCAAACACCAGGGTATGCATCTGATGGCGTTTTAAAATATGACTATTTATTTACTTTCTTCTGTGAGGCATGGGCAGCTTGGACATGGGGATCTTGAGGATGTTTTGGAACCTCGAATTGTAGACGCTTTGCATGGGGTGGCGATGAGTGACGTGGCAGCAGGAGGTTGGCATTCAGCCAGCATTAGTGGTAAGACCAGCATCAGACCTCGCACCTGTATTGGGAACATCATGTAATGCGGACAACCACCTTGTAAAACTTCACAGGGATAATTCACCCTCAGTGGGATATCAGCAATAAGATAGCTATGGTTTACTTTAGTGGCCTGATGCCAATTAATAGTAAAATGACTTGTGTTTTGCAGACGGTGGAGACATTTACTGCTGGGGATGGAATGAATCTGGACAACTTGGCCTTCCATCCAAAGCACTGGCAAAAGAATGTAAGCAGCCAAATAACACGGTGGCTCTGTTCAGCTGTTTTCCAATGAAATTGTATAAGGATTCTGTCTTCATTTATTAACGTTCATTGGCATTACCTTAGCAGGAAGTGCAGAAGTTTCAGCAAGTGGGAGTGAAGCTGAAGTCAGTGAATTTATTTCAATTCAGTCTTTCCCAGCTCTGATTGATCTACCCCAAGAAAGTGAAGCATCCAAGATCAGCTGTGGATCACGTCATACGGCAGCTGTCACACGTGAGTACGAACATAACACACTTTAACGTGATCATCGCAAAAGCCAGTGTACGGTTATCACTGTGTCAGGCTCTGATTTTTGCCAGCTGttgattttccaacatattgGGAACAATGTATAGTGCCAGTGCTGCTACTTATTGTAGTTTAAGAACCTcagagtagagccctgcgcgggacagctttttttaatcccgcactcgctgattttttgcccaatcccgcccgctgacgcaatgtgggtgttccgctcccgctaCACTTGTGGCCAATCCCACCCACTCCTGTCACAGTTGTGGCCAAtcaagcccacctccttacctgaactgcagatttcccacgcAGCCCCGCAAGGCTtcccctcgagttgctcccgcacagcgtctcttctcttgctcttcTCTTTTGGGAattgacgtcacatcacgtgactacGTTTAGCAAGACCGCCTGCAAGGTTTTTGGCAGCTCCTGCCTGCCTGCCAATGCAGTCCTCTGCCTCAGAGATCTCTAAGTATACATTCTTATAAGTTACCcatctaaaaggtataaaagTTTACAATGATAAGGGAACGAAACTACAAATAAAAGTACCAAAAAGCATTCTCATGTTGCAGGATGTGGGGAGCTCTTTACATGGGGATGGGGTAAGTACTTCACTGTTATGCTGTGcgtatagatatattttttagctaTGAGATACTGACCCCTGCTTAGCTGTATTAAACAGAATGGCACCGGTGCTATGCTGGAGGCTGGGATACCTTGTAAAATGGATAAtgcatgctaaaaaaaaagtactctATTCTGTAGTAGGCTTTGCAGGCCCTGCGCTCATGATTCCTGGGTGTGCACAGCCTCCTGCGATTTTACCTTACTGCTataatcctgtttttttttttgaaacatagGAAAATATGGACAGCTTGGCCATGGAGATGCAAAGAGCTTGGATCATCCAAAACGTGTCgaatattttattcaaaacaaGCTTTGTGTAGAAAATGTCACTTGTAGATATTGGAATACATATGTACTATgctgtaaagaaaaataaatgactatTCAAAATCACATGGGTATTGTTAAATGTCTGGTGCTACTacttgcacatacatacacgcacacatatgtATCTGTTATTACCTGGTGTTTCTTACAGCGAAGACACCAACCAGTCACAAATTATATTGCAATAGGAAAGCTTCCTCTAAATGAGACATTAgcatgtatataatgtgcataaTATAGGGATGCACAGATATATCGGCCGAAATGGGTATTATTGGCAATAttgcttaatttaaaaaaaaaaaaaaaaaaaaaaaaaatcatccgcAGGGGTCAGGCAGCTTAACTGCTCGTTGCTCACATGTGCAAGCAGGGTCTCTTGcagctgccaaaaaaaaaagcaggaacccagcggagtcccGTGAATGCAAGTCACATGATTCAGCTCCATTCCTTCCCCTGGGGCCCGGGGCAAGAGTTGTACAGATGGAGGCAGCAGGGCTGCTTTGGAAGTCTGcaagagatctgcagttcaggtaagggggagGAATGAGTGTGTGCGTGCatgcgtatgtgtgttatggcatagggagcctgtaatcacacgcctatcatgcccaggttctagcatgtactggctgcctgggcaagataggagtgtgattgctgttagcagtttatgtttttttttgtgcaattttGGTGTAACCACacttttggacaaaaaaaaaaaagcatttttttttatataatagcaAATCAcactatcatgcccaggcaacctgtacatgctagaaccaggccatgataggagtgtaattgctgtttattaatatatatattttggtgtgttacttttgttttttgtttaaggaggagggggtcattttcgggttttggccaagtgaattcTGAAATTTCGGTTTCggcccagaattttcatttcagtgcatccctagtaTAAATACTTTGTATACAGAAGATAAGATTCTggtctatttttgttttttcagattCAGTTATGGACCTgcagcattaaaatgtattttttctgggTGCCCTTTCTTTAGCTGAAAGAACTTGGGTCCTGGCTACCCTCAGAGAGCAGTAATTGGCAGTATGTTTTGTAAATGAATAGTCAGAACAAACAATGTAGTGAGTAGATAGTTtttaatttactatatatacacaagaatgtacaaaaaaatcaaaagcaatatataagATGCCACAGTCATTTTGATTTTGCTTCAAATGATGCCTCTGACAGTTTCTTTGCAAAACCTTGTACATACAAAACCGTAGAATGGCGGGGGCTGCTTACAACAAAACATTAGCCTTGGCTTTAACCATATTAACATATTAGGCTAAAAGCTTTTTCAGAGAACTGCTACAGCTGCTGCTGCCTCACCCCTGACATTATAAAAAGCAGTTGGGGAAAGTGCGGGAGATTGTTATACCACGTTTCTATAAAACGTAACAAAATGTTACGCGCTTTATTGATTCACCCGTATCCTACTACCAGAAAAGATGTAACACACAGTAGCACACACATCATAGTACGGTCACAGGGCAATGTCAGCTACTGGCTCGTGTAATAGCAGATACATTGTACAGTTAGGCTACGGAAACAGTCCCCTCTTGATGAAACCCAAACTAGTACTTCTGCCTTAATGGGATTGGGTTTTAAACTCTACTTTTTATGAATTAAAAACCTCTCTAACCACTTCTTCTGTATCCctgtatatataacattacattttggcTTGGTGTCACTTTACTAGGGataggaataataaaaaaaaatattaaaaaattcaaataaaagccTCATGAGCCCCTACTAAAAATGGTATAAATTGGTCACTTTAGTGTTAAGCGTGGTAGGTTCAAGTTTATGCATAAGCCTTTATGAGGAGCTCTGCATGAGGTGCTGTCCAGTTGTGGCCCCAGCGGCAAGACTTCCTACCACTTCACCAACCTTTCTAGCCCAGCCACAGTGTGTTGCTGTTACAGTGCCAGAGGGCCACACTTGGACAGCCCTACTCTATACCATCATTTgaccaaaatacaaaaagactTATGGAACCAGCTGTAGTGACATGGAAAAGGTGCAAAGTAGTTCATGATCATAAAAAGACAACCTAAAAAccgtatatacacataaaatattaaactttgCCGTGAGAATTAGCCATGAAATACATGTACAGCAACATTTAAAGACTGTATTATACATTACACCTTCAgctgcaaaaaacaaaatataaatgcaaaccACCAGTTGCAAAAATCAATAGAGCAACCAACTTGGGTAGTTTAATAGATTAGATTTCAGGTCTTGAAGCTAgagtttattaatatatttgctaATGAGATGAAATCAGTGTGCAAAATCTGCTCAGACTCTTGTTGGTGTGCATTAAAAAACTTCCAGAAATAACTTAGTTACCCCGTCAGAGAGTCCGTGGGAATTTACACTTCATCTAGAAT includes the following:
- the RCCD1 gene encoding RCC1 domain-containing protein 1, encoding MVWYGFGFSGFGQLGEELNRYLPEPVRIPEARGEGKHICKVTPSWSYTVLLTDDGSLSLSGFIDGSSQQYLHLHGLGCLDALPADRYLVVLFQDSVKCWDTRSLGSHGIQAEPMWGMDLPSGHSPAFPLVANGYVLHQPPFFRELPSRLQARKLVLGNEHVVMLTADSMVLAWGAGRHGQLGHGDLEDVLEPRIVDALHGVAMSDVAAGGWHSASISDGGDIYCWGWNESGQLGLPSKALAKESGSAEVSASGSEAEVSEFISIQSFPALIDLPQESEASKISCGSRHTAAVTRCGELFTWGWGKYGQLGHGDAKSLDHPKRVEYFIQNKLCVENVTCRYWNTYVLCCKEK